A DNA window from Callospermophilus lateralis isolate mCalLat2 chromosome X, mCalLat2.hap1, whole genome shotgun sequence contains the following coding sequences:
- the Pnma3 gene encoding paraneoplastic antigen Ma3 produces the protein MPLTLLQDWCRGEHLDTQRSMLILGIPEDCSEDEFEETLQEALRHLGRYRVIGRMFRREENAQAFLLELAQDFDYALVPREIPGKGGPWEVIVKPRNTDGEFLNRLNRFLEEERRSVSDMNRVLGSCTNCSAPRLAISPDFWTWAQTLGAAVQPLLEQMLYRELRVFSGNTISIPGALAFDAWLEHTTEMLQMWQVPEGEKRRRLMECLRGPALQVVSVLRANNAAITVEECLAALQQVFGPVESRKIAQVKFCKAYQEPGEKVSSFVVRLEPLLQKAVEKNAVSRRNVNQTRLKRILGGATLPDKLREKLKLMKQRRKPPGFLALVKLLREEEEWEATIGPEREILEGLEISPRPSARVGGVRAALVPALGKTLEARPSQGSRRWRGRGQHRRGGVMRAGSRGSRKRKHHTFCYGCGEDGHIRAQCFNPPNLPLVKQKRQAAIDLGNGSRAWDKSHPKSKAK, from the coding sequence ATGCCATTGACCCTGTTGCAGGACTGGTGTAGGGGGGAGCATTTGGACACCCAGCGGTCCATGTTGATCCTGGGAATTCCTGAGGACTGTAGTGAGGATGAATTTGAAGAGACTCTCCAGGAGGCTCTCAGGCATCTGGGCAGATATAGGGTTATTGGCAGAATGTTTAGGAGGGAGGAGAATGCCCAAGCCTTTCTACTGGAGCTTGCACAAGATTTTGACTATGCTTTGGTCCCCAGGGAAATTCCAGGGAAGGGGGGACCCTGGGAAGTGATTGTAAAACCCCGAAATACTGATGGAGAATTTCTCAATAGACTGAACCGCTTCTTAGAGGAGGAGAGGCGGTCCGTGTCAGACATGAACAGAGTCCTTGGGTCCTGCACTAATTGTTCAGCTCCCAGATTGGCTATATCACCAGATTTCTGGACCTGGGCCCAGACCCTGGGGGCAGCAGTGCAACCTCTGCTAGAACAAATGCTATACCGAGAACTAAGAGTGTTTTCTGGGAACACCATATCTATCCCAGGGGCATTGGCCTTTGATGCCTGGCTTGAGCACACCACTGAGATGCTACAGATGTGGCAGGTGCCGGAGGGGGAAAAGAGGAGGAGGCTGATGGAATGCTTGCGGGGCCCTGCTCTCCAGGTGGTCAGTGTGCTGCGTGCCAACAATGCTGCCATCACAGTGGAGGAGTGCCTAGCAGCCCTGCAGCAGGTGTTTGGACCTGTGGAGAGCAGAAAAATTGCCCAGGTGAAATTTTGTAAGGCCTATCAGGAGCCAGGAGAGAAAGTCTCTAGCTTTGTGGTACGGTTGGAACCCCTGCTTCAAAAAGCTGTAGAGAAAAATGCAGTATCCCGGAGGAATGTGAATCAGACACGCCTGAAACGCATTTTAGGTGGGGCCACCCTTCCTGACAAACTTCGAGAGAAGCTTAAGCTGATGAAACAGCGCAGGAAGCCGCCTGGTTTCCTGGCCCTGGTAAAGCTCCTACGTgaggaggaggagtgggaggCCACCATAGGTCCAGAGAGGGAGATTCTGGAAGGGTTGGAAATAAGCCCAAGGCCATCTGCCAGAGTTGGTGGGGTCAGGGCAGCGCTTGTCCCTGCCCTTGGCAAGACTCTTGAGGCAAGGCCTTCCCAGGGTTCTCGACGCTGGAGGGGCAGAGGCCAACACCGGAGAGGAGGTGTGATGAGGGCTGGCTCTAGAGGATCAAGAAAACGGAAACACCACACGTTCTGCTATGGCTGTGGGGAAGATGGCCACATCAGGGCGCAGTGTTTCAACCCTCCCAATCTGCCCTTGGTGAAGCAGAAGAGACAGGCTGCAATTGATTTGGGAAACGGGAGCCGGGCTTGGGACAAGAGCCATCCCAAGTCCAAGGCCAAGTAG
- the LOC143638725 gene encoding paraneoplastic antigen-like protein 6B produces MAVTMLQDWCRWMGVNARRGLLILGIPEDCDEAEFQESLEAALWPMGHFTVLGKVFREEDNATAALVELDREVNYALVPREIPGTGGPWNVVFVPRCSGEEFLGRVLHFLEQQGQTVESVAGALGLGLRRVCWLRSVSQAIQPWVETVRYQRLGVFSGRDQPAPGEESFEAWLDHTTDMLHVWQGVSERERRRRLIEGLRGTALQLVHGLLAENPARTAQDCLAALIQVFGDNESQATIRVKCLTAQQRSGERLSTFVLRLEVLLQKAIEKGALARASADHVRLRQVLTRANLIEPLDEALRKLRMVGRSPTFLEMLGLVRESEAWEASLAGSVRAPAEEGAGAPADAQADARMGSASDASPGGPGCGPESLAQAEEQEAEEPVLEGLKDIPEESGNEDGAGETGHPESAPGE; encoded by the exons ATGGCGGTGACGATGCTGCAGGACTGGTGCAGGTGGATGGGCGTCAACGCTCGCAGGGGCCTGCTCATCCTGGGCATCCCGGAGGACTGTGATGAAGCTGAATTCCAAGAGTCCTTGGAGGCTGCCCTGTGGCCTATGGGCCACTTTACCGTGCTGGGCAAAGTGTTTCGCGAGGAGGATAACGCCACTGCTGCCCTGGTCGAGCTCGACCGGGAAGTCAACTATGCTTTGGTCCCTAGGGAAATCCCAGGCACCGGGGGCCCCTGGAACGTGGTCTTTGTGCCCCGTTGCTCAGGCGAGGAGTTTCTCGGTCGCGTGCTCCACTTCCTGGAGCAACAGGGGCAGACAGTGGAAAGCGTGGCCGGTGCCCTGGGTCTGGGGCTGCGCAGGGTGTGCTGGCTCCGATCTGTCAGTCAGGCGATCCAGCCCTGGGTGGAAACCGTGAGGTACCAGCGCCTGGGCGTGTTTTCCGGGAGGGACCAGCCAGCCCCTGGGGAGGAGTCCTTTGAGGCCTGGCTAGACCACACCACTGACATGCTGCATGTGTGGCAGGGGGTCTCtgaaagagagaggaggaggaggctgaTCGAAGGCTTGAGAGGGACTGCCCTGCAGCTCGTGCATGGGCTCCTGGCGGAGAATCCCGCCAGGACTGCGCAGGACTGCCTGGCGGCCCTGATCCAGGTGTTTGGAGACAACGAGTCCCAGGCCACCATCCGGGTGAAGTGTTTGACTGCTCAGCAGCGGTCAGGCGAGCGTCTCTCCACCTTTGTGTTGCGGCTGGAAGTCCTGTTGCAGAAAGCCATCGAGAAGGGGGCCCTGGCCAGGGCCTCCGCTGACCACGTGCGCCTGAGGCAGGTGCTCACCAGGGCCAACCTGATCGAGCCTCTGGATGAAGCCCTGAGGAAGCTGAGAATGGTTGGGAGGTCTCCCACATTCCTGGAAATGCTGGGGCTAGTTCGCGAGTCTGAGGCATGGGAGGCCAGTCTAGCCGGGAGCGTGAGGGCCCCGGCAGAGGAAGGGGCTGGTGCCCCCGCTGATGCCCAGGCAGATGCCAGG ATGGGCAGTGCTTCTGATGCCAGCCCAGGAGGGCCTGGTTGTGGGCCAGAGAGCCTGGCCCAGGCAGAAGAGCAGGAAGCTGAGGAGCCGGTGCTGGAGGGGCTCAAGGACATCCCAGAGGAGTCAGGAAAtgaggatggggctggggagactGGCCACCCCGAGTCTGCCCCAGGTGAATAG